In Pelmatolapia mariae isolate MD_Pm_ZW linkage group LG2, Pm_UMD_F_2, whole genome shotgun sequence, one DNA window encodes the following:
- the LOC134633687 gene encoding uncharacterized protein LOC134633687, which yields MIGVQTALILFTTIALIQSADPASQILLKEVEVGGNVTLQCSVTEKEGKFVHWFKQSPGYMIQTVATGSYTKQTVSEEFNNGRFTVSEGQALYFLTIRNIHQEDEATYFCQYGSAYSQTFDTSVYLAVNGHSEQKSVNVKQTPEAVSVHPGSSVTVQCSLFSNNKENRSECPDEHRMYWFRAGSGQSHATIIYTHSNYSQKQEGSRCVHSLSKTIQSSSDAAIYYCAVVTCGEIVFGEGTQVEIN from the exons ATGATTGGAGTACAGACtgctttgattctttttactacAATAG CTCTGATTCAAAGCGCAGATCCTGCCAGCCAGATCCTTTTGAAAGAAGTTGAAGTTGGTGGAAATGTTACTTTGCAGTGCTCGGTTACAGAGAAGGAAGGAAAATTTGTTCATTGGTTTAAGCAATCTCCAGGATATATGATCCAGACAGTTGCTACGGGATCttacacaaaacaaacagtgaGCGAAGAATTTAACAACGGTCGTTTCACAGTATCAGAGGGGCAGGCTCTGTATTTTCTTACAATAAGAAACATCCATCAAGAAGATGAAGCAACATATTTCTGTCAGTATGGATCAGCTTATTCACAGACCTTTGACACAAGCGTCTACTTGGCTGTAAATG GTCACAGTGAACAGAAATCAGTCAATGTGAAACAAACTCCGGAGGCAGTGTCAGTCCACCCAGGCAGCTCCGTGACTGTCCAGTGTTCACTTTTCTCCAATAACAAAGAGAACAGAAGCGAGTGCCCAGATGAACACAGAATGTACTGGTTCAGAGCGGGATCAGGACAATCCCATGCTACTATTATTTACACTCACAGTAACTACAGTCAAAAGCAAGAGGGAAGTCGTTGTGTCCACAGTCTGTCCAAAACTATTCAGAGCTCCTCTGATGCTGCGATCTACTACTGTGCAGTGGTCACATGTGGAGAGATCGTGTTTGGTGAAGGAACTCAAGTGGAGATAA ATTGA